The following are encoded in a window of Ranitomeya variabilis isolate aRanVar5 chromosome 8, aRanVar5.hap1, whole genome shotgun sequence genomic DNA:
- the PLK3 gene encoding serine/threonine-protein kinase PLK3 isoform X2: MEAACYIQTQPYPSALLATPKPESPRPGQPAPCKLITDPLTGRSYTRGRTLGKGGFARCYEMTEVSTNKTYAVKVIPHSRVAKPHQREKIVNEIDLHRQLYHRHVVKFSHHFEDSDNIYIFLELCSRKSLAHIWKARHTLLEPEVRYYLKQIISGLKYLHMRGIIHRDLKLGNFFINESMELKVGDFGLAARLEPPEQRKKTICGTPNYLAPEVLHRHGHGPESDVWSLGCVMYTLLCGTPPFETADLKETYRCIKQVKYTLPACLSSSAKQLIMGILKRTPSERLTLDQITEHEFFSKGYTPEKLPPSSCVMVPDLHPPNPAKSLLTKVAKSLFGKGKSKAKNGSSDEKDEISKLVTGLVKTSICRQLSYKTVEGNEAAAPVTGHALSSSCSPVESLTEEASGKSVSRSIRGSLVSSDGFEDCITASGVMETALEVLKNCISSMPTGEGKPTPLSKYEDFMWVSKWVDYSNKYGFGYQLSNRSIGVLFNNGTHMVLPASRRNVHYNLTNSRHFVFPTSAVPEQLQGQMSILHYFATYMEKNLMKGGDLPCQDEGSRPLLLLLQWVKTEHALLMLFNNGTLQVNFYNDHTKLILSKPQDVYLLTYINRDRSSQTFLLSSLVESGCSSDMYHRLKYTLKLLEQKSES; this comes from the exons ATGGAGGCTGCCTGTTATATCCAGACCCAGCCATACCCCAGCGCTCTGCTGGCGACCCCCAAACCCGAGTCCCCCAGACCTGGACAGCCAGCACCCTGCAAGCTCATCACTGACCCCCTGACCGGACGGAGCTATACGCGGGGCAGGACCCTGGGCAAG GGGGGATTTGCTCGATGCTATGAAATGACCGAGGTTTCCACTAATAAAACCTACGCTGTGAAAGTCATTCCACACAGCCGTGTGGCCAAACCTCATCAGCGGGAAAAG ATTGTGAATGAAATCGACCTTCACCGGCAGCTTTATCACAGACACGTTGTCAAGTTCTCCCACCATTttgaagactctgacaacatttacATCTTCCTGGAGCTTTGCAGCCGCAAA TCTCTTGCACATATCTGGAAGGCACGTCACACGCTGCTGGAACCTGAAGTCCGGTATTACCTGAAGCAAATAATCTCTGGCCTCAAGTACCTGCACATGCGAGGAATCATTCACCGGGACCTAAAATTGG GAAACTTTTTCATCAATGAGAGCATGGAGCTGAAAGTTGGTGATTTCGGGTTGGCAGCAAGGTTGGAACCCCCAGAACAGAGGAAGAA AACAATCTGCGGGACCCCAAACTACTTGGCCCCTGAAGTCCTCCATAGACACGGTCACGGCCCGGAGTCAGACGTCTGGTCTCTGGGATGTGTCAT GTACACACTACTCTGTGGCACGCCACCCTTTGAGACAGCAGATTTAAAGGAGACTTATCGCTGTATTAAGCAGGTGAAGTACACCCTGCCAGCTTGCCTCTCGTCCTCTGCCAAGCAGCTTATCATGGGGATCTTGAAGCGCACTCCAAGTGAGCGGCTGACACTCGACCAAATCACTGAGCATGAATTCTTCTCCAAG GGTTACACCCCGGAAAAGTTGCCTCCAAGTAGCTGTGTCATGGTCCCTGATCTGCACCCGCCCAACCCTGCCAAGAGCCTCCTCACCAAAGTTGCCAAGAGTTTGTTTGGAAAAGGAAAGTCAAAAG CAAAGAATGGCTCCTCTGATGAGAAGGATGAAATATCTAAGCTGGTGACTGGTCTGGTGAAAACATCCATCTGCCGACAGCTCAGCTATAAAACTGTGGAAGGAAATGAG GCGGCCGCCCCGGTCACTGGCCATGCCCTCAGCAGTAGCTGCAGCCCAGTGGAGTCCTTGACAGAAGAGGCTTCGGGGAAATCTGTCTCCAGATCGATCCGTGGGAGCCTGGTCAGCAGTGACG GCTTTGAAGACTGCATCACTGCATCTGGTGTTATGGAGACTGCTCTAGAAGTCCTGAAAAACTGTATATCTTCCATGCCCACAG GTGAAGGGAAACCAACCCCCCTCTCCAAATATGAAGATTTCATGTGGGTGTCAAAGTGGGTAGACTATTCCAACAAGTATGGCTTCGGTTACCAGTTGTCCAATAGAAGCATTGGTGTCCTCTTCAACAACGGCACCCACATGGTTCTACCAGCCAGTCGCAG AAACGTCCACTACAACCTGACAAACAGCCGCCACTTTGTGTTCCCGACCTCGGCCGTACCAGAGCAGCTCCAGGGTCAAATGAGCATTTTGCATTATTTTGCCACATACATGGAGAAGAACCTCATGAAG GGAGGGGATCTGCCGTGTCAGGACGAGGGGAGCCGGCCGCTGCTGCTGCTTCTCCAGTGGGTGAAGACTGAACATGCCCTGCTGATGCTCTTCAACAACGGCACTCTGCAG GTGAACTTCTACAACGATCACACGAAGCTCATCCTCAGCAAACCTCAGGATGTCTACTTGCTCACCTACATCAACCGTGACCGCAGCTCCCAGACCTTCCTGCTCAGCTCCCTGGTGGAAAGCGGCTGCTCCTCAGACATGTACCACCGCCTAAAGTACACTCTGAAGCTTCTAGAGCAGAAGTCTGAATCCTAA
- the PLK3 gene encoding serine/threonine-protein kinase PLK3 isoform X1, giving the protein MEAACYIQTQPYPSALLATPKPESPRPGQPAPCKLITDPLTGRSYTRGRTLGKGGFARCYEMTEVSTNKTYAVKVIPHSRVAKPHQREKIVNEIDLHRQLYHRHVVKFSHHFEDSDNIYIFLELCSRKSLAHIWKARHTLLEPEVRYYLKQIISGLKYLHMRGIIHRDLKLGNFFINESMELKVGDFGLAARLEPPEQRKKTICGTPNYLAPEVLHRHGHGPESDVWSLGCVMYTLLCGTPPFETADLKETYRCIKQVKYTLPACLSSSAKQLIMGILKRTPSERLTLDQITEHEFFSKGYTPEKLPPSSCVMVPDLHPPNPAKSLLTKVAKSLFGKGKSKAKNGSSDEKDEISKLVTGLVKTSICRQLSYKTVEGNEQAAAPVTGHALSSSCSPVESLTEEASGKSVSRSIRGSLVSSDGFEDCITASGVMETALEVLKNCISSMPTGEGKPTPLSKYEDFMWVSKWVDYSNKYGFGYQLSNRSIGVLFNNGTHMVLPASRRNVHYNLTNSRHFVFPTSAVPEQLQGQMSILHYFATYMEKNLMKGGDLPCQDEGSRPLLLLLQWVKTEHALLMLFNNGTLQVNFYNDHTKLILSKPQDVYLLTYINRDRSSQTFLLSSLVESGCSSDMYHRLKYTLKLLEQKSES; this is encoded by the exons ATGGAGGCTGCCTGTTATATCCAGACCCAGCCATACCCCAGCGCTCTGCTGGCGACCCCCAAACCCGAGTCCCCCAGACCTGGACAGCCAGCACCCTGCAAGCTCATCACTGACCCCCTGACCGGACGGAGCTATACGCGGGGCAGGACCCTGGGCAAG GGGGGATTTGCTCGATGCTATGAAATGACCGAGGTTTCCACTAATAAAACCTACGCTGTGAAAGTCATTCCACACAGCCGTGTGGCCAAACCTCATCAGCGGGAAAAG ATTGTGAATGAAATCGACCTTCACCGGCAGCTTTATCACAGACACGTTGTCAAGTTCTCCCACCATTttgaagactctgacaacatttacATCTTCCTGGAGCTTTGCAGCCGCAAA TCTCTTGCACATATCTGGAAGGCACGTCACACGCTGCTGGAACCTGAAGTCCGGTATTACCTGAAGCAAATAATCTCTGGCCTCAAGTACCTGCACATGCGAGGAATCATTCACCGGGACCTAAAATTGG GAAACTTTTTCATCAATGAGAGCATGGAGCTGAAAGTTGGTGATTTCGGGTTGGCAGCAAGGTTGGAACCCCCAGAACAGAGGAAGAA AACAATCTGCGGGACCCCAAACTACTTGGCCCCTGAAGTCCTCCATAGACACGGTCACGGCCCGGAGTCAGACGTCTGGTCTCTGGGATGTGTCAT GTACACACTACTCTGTGGCACGCCACCCTTTGAGACAGCAGATTTAAAGGAGACTTATCGCTGTATTAAGCAGGTGAAGTACACCCTGCCAGCTTGCCTCTCGTCCTCTGCCAAGCAGCTTATCATGGGGATCTTGAAGCGCACTCCAAGTGAGCGGCTGACACTCGACCAAATCACTGAGCATGAATTCTTCTCCAAG GGTTACACCCCGGAAAAGTTGCCTCCAAGTAGCTGTGTCATGGTCCCTGATCTGCACCCGCCCAACCCTGCCAAGAGCCTCCTCACCAAAGTTGCCAAGAGTTTGTTTGGAAAAGGAAAGTCAAAAG CAAAGAATGGCTCCTCTGATGAGAAGGATGAAATATCTAAGCTGGTGACTGGTCTGGTGAAAACATCCATCTGCCGACAGCTCAGCTATAAAACTGTGGAAGGAAATGAG CAGGCGGCCGCCCCGGTCACTGGCCATGCCCTCAGCAGTAGCTGCAGCCCAGTGGAGTCCTTGACAGAAGAGGCTTCGGGGAAATCTGTCTCCAGATCGATCCGTGGGAGCCTGGTCAGCAGTGACG GCTTTGAAGACTGCATCACTGCATCTGGTGTTATGGAGACTGCTCTAGAAGTCCTGAAAAACTGTATATCTTCCATGCCCACAG GTGAAGGGAAACCAACCCCCCTCTCCAAATATGAAGATTTCATGTGGGTGTCAAAGTGGGTAGACTATTCCAACAAGTATGGCTTCGGTTACCAGTTGTCCAATAGAAGCATTGGTGTCCTCTTCAACAACGGCACCCACATGGTTCTACCAGCCAGTCGCAG AAACGTCCACTACAACCTGACAAACAGCCGCCACTTTGTGTTCCCGACCTCGGCCGTACCAGAGCAGCTCCAGGGTCAAATGAGCATTTTGCATTATTTTGCCACATACATGGAGAAGAACCTCATGAAG GGAGGGGATCTGCCGTGTCAGGACGAGGGGAGCCGGCCGCTGCTGCTGCTTCTCCAGTGGGTGAAGACTGAACATGCCCTGCTGATGCTCTTCAACAACGGCACTCTGCAG GTGAACTTCTACAACGATCACACGAAGCTCATCCTCAGCAAACCTCAGGATGTCTACTTGCTCACCTACATCAACCGTGACCGCAGCTCCCAGACCTTCCTGCTCAGCTCCCTGGTGGAAAGCGGCTGCTCCTCAGACATGTACCACCGCCTAAAGTACACTCTGAAGCTTCTAGAGCAGAAGTCTGAATCCTAA